Proteins encoded within one genomic window of Cucumis sativus cultivar 9930 chromosome 3, Cucumber_9930_V3, whole genome shotgun sequence:
- the LOC101217377 gene encoding uncharacterized protein LOC101217377 has protein sequence MACIQYCRNALRNIIKDTKLHPSDQMMQPLLFSGQGVRHRKLEVILTTSIEKLGKAGETVKVAPGYFRNHLMPKILAVPNIEKYAYLIKEQRRIYQPVEEEVVKVVTLTKEDKMKEYEKAARRLDSKQLVLRRLIDKEKFRTRAAKDEPLALQSSVTVDDIVAEVARQFSVQIAPENLNLASPLSACGEYEVPLRFPKSIPLPEGKVYWTLKVKVRSK, from the exons ATGGCTTGTATACAGTATTGTAGAAATGCACTCCGGAATATTATTAAAGATACCAAGCTCCATCCTTCTGATCAAATGATGCAGCCATTGTTATTCTCGGGTCAGGGAGTTAGACATAGGAAGTTGGAAGTTATTCTCACAACA aGCATTGAAAAGCTTGGGAAAGCTGGAGAGACAGTTAAGGTTGCCCCTGGATACTTCCGGAACCATCTTATGCCCAAGATACTGGCTGTTccaaatattgaaaagtaTGCTTATCTGATTAAGGAGCAGCGCAGG attTACCAACCGGTTGAGGAAGAAGTCGTTAAGGTTGTGACACTGACGAAGGAGGATAAGatgaaagaatatgaaaaggcAGCAAGACGTCTGGATAGTAAACAGCTG GTGTTGAGGAGGTTAATTGACAAGGAAAAATTCCGTACCCGTGCTGCAAAAGATGAGCCCTTAGCTCTGCAATCTTCTGTGACAGTAGACGACATTGTCGCTGAG GTGGCACGCCAATTTTCTGTTCAAATTGCACccgaaaatttgaatttagcaTCCCCCTTGTCAGCATGTGGTGAATATGAGGTACCACTCCGCTTTCCAAAGTCGATCCCTTTGCCTGAAGGAAAGGTCTACTGGACTCTCAAAGTGAAAGTCCGTAGTAAATAA
- the LOC101217139 gene encoding uncharacterized protein LOC101217139, whose translation MTPTASVASHGEPKWEFSCDFEVDYESEKKASIVYKALVVDKELQPDKVKRAMSNSDGKLSIHFEAVEARFLRASFSAFVDVLTLATKTIEDFGQEEDF comes from the exons ATGACTCCCACAGCTTCCGTCGCTTCTCATGGAGAGCCCAAATGGGAATTCAGCTG TGACTTTGAAGTCGATTATGAGTCTGAGAAGAAAGCTTCAATTGTCTATAAAGCTTTAGTCGTTGATAAAGAG TTACAGCCAGACAAGGTGAAAAGGGCGATGTCAAATTCTGATGGAAAACTTTCAAT ACATTTTGAGGCAGTGGAAGCAAGGTTTTTGCGTGCATCATTCAGTGCGTTTGTAGATGTGCTTACTCTTGCCACAAAAACAATCGAAGATTTTGGACAAGAAGAGGATTTCTGA
- the LOC101216900 gene encoding protein ABIL2 gives MPISQETSNFDEISMKQSLIFSDCLKDLKNLRAQLYSAAEYFELSYTNDDQKQIVVETLKDYAVKALVNTVDHLGSVTFKVNDLLDEKVDEVSGTEFRVSCIEQRLRTCQEYIDHEGHSQQSLVINTPKYHKRYILPVGETMNGGTQTKSKYQGCNLNDEDEWHQFRNAVRATIRETPPSIISKENSPVPSQRASPSPQPRTFSFTSTMPKKELDKRSVSPHRFPLLRSGSLSSRPKTQSSSRSTTPHSSRPTTPSNSNGQRRYPSEPRKSASMRIPAERERERERERDNSKDVEQYPSKSKRLLKALLSRRKSKKDDMLYTYLDEY, from the exons ATGCCTATCTCACAAGAAACATCCAATTTTGATGAGATTTCTATGAAGCAGAGTTTGATTTTCTCTGATTGTCTCAAG GATTTAAAGAACCTGAGGGCACAATTATACTCAGCAGCAGAGTATTTTGAACTTTCATACACAAATGACGACCAAAAACAGAT AGTGGTAGAAACATTGAAAGATTATGCTGTTAAAGCTCTTGTGAATACTGTGGATCACTTAGGTTCTGTTACTTTTAAGGTTAATGATCTTTTGGATGAAAAGGTTGACGAAGTATCTGGAACAGAGTTTAGAGTGTCATGCATTGAACAG AGGCTAAGAACATGTCAAGAATATATCGATCATGAAGGGCATTCCCAACAATCCTTGGTGATAAATACACCAAAGTATCACAAGCGCTACATATTACCAG TTGGGGAGACCATGAATGGGGGTACCCAAACTAAATCCAAGTACCAAGGGTGCAACCTAAATGATGAAGATGAGTGGCACCAATTTAGAAATG CCGTCCGAGCAACTATCAGAGAAACGCCACCATCCATCATAAG TAAAGAAAATTCTCCTGTGCCTTCTCAACGAGCATCCCCGTCCCCGCAACCTAGAACGTTCTCATTCACGTCTACCATGCCCAAGAAGGAATTAG ATAAGAGATCGGTTTCACCACATCGGTTTCCACTTTTGCGTTCTGGTTCGCTCTCGAGTAGGCCAAAGACACAAAGCTCAAGTCGATCGACTACTCCACACTCAAGTCGGCCAACCACTCCAAGTAATTCCAATGGCCAACGGCGG TATCCTTCAGAACCTCGGAAATCAGCATCAATGCGAATACCAGcagaaagggaaagggaaagggaaagggaaagggacAACAGCAAGGATGTTGAACAATATCCCAGCAAAAGCAAGCGCCTATTAAAGGCCCTGCTTAGCCGACGCAAGTCGAAGAAAGACGACATGTTGTACACTTATTTGGATGAATACTAG
- the LOC116402687 gene encoding protein RKD4: MDSNPQTFHNIPQFDFEWLHEDLFPFHNELDELPPLDKDEFLDVNSSGSLLSFHLVDNNVLEFESEFLSREMDEIERKGLPSSTWKEEEEEEEEGEKRLRLMRNNNGNKRRKRSFVLGLEEIKKYYHIPISEAAKEMNVGLTVLKRRCRQLNIMRWPHRKLKSYNSLIQNVKEMGLTNEVKGLEEQKRLLVESPNMDLTHTTKRLRQACFKDKYRKNRRLRSNNIASLHH, encoded by the exons ATGGACTCCAATCCTCAAACCTTTCACAATATTCCACAGTTCGACTTTGAATGGCTACACGAAGATCTTTTCCCATTCCACAA TGAATTAGATGAGCTTCCACCTTTAGATAAAGATGAGTTTTTGGATGTGAATTCATCAGGTTCATTATTATCATTCCATTTGGTGGATAATAATGTTTTGGAGTTTGAGAGTGAATTTTTGTCAAGGGAGATGGATGAAATCGAAAGAAAAGGGCTTCCATCATCAActtggaaagaagaagaagaagaagaagaagaaggtgaaaAGAGGTTGAGActaatgagaaataataatggtAATAAGAGGAGGAAAAGAAGTTTTGTGTTGGGATTGGAAGAGATTAAGAAGTACTATCATATACCAATATCAGAAGCAGCAAAAGAGATGAATGTTGGGTTGACAGTGCTTAAAAGAAGATGTAGACAACTTAATATCATGAGATGGCCTCATAGAAAACTTAAGAGCTACAATTCTCTCATCCAAAATGTCAAG GAAATGGGGTTAACAAATGAGGTAAAAGGGTTAGAGGAGCAAAAGAGGCTATTGGTGGAATCGCCAAATATGGACCTCACACACACAACCAAAAGGCTAAGGCAAGCTTGCTTCAAAGACAAATACAGGAAAAACAGAAGACTTAGGTCTAATAATATTGCTTCTCTTCATCACTAG
- the LOC101216427 gene encoding uncharacterized protein At4g00950 yields MRFITGENPSSTPPKLSLFSLPRQPPEPPGMVTPPLHASISVPFQWEEAPGKPRPSGIIEPNSKPRSARSLDLPPRLFADAKVAHFASPTTGVDEPIFGPDLSSSLSFRFPDTWAETATATAAATKEEKNGKHVGSRRWMSFRKNKKIVIPKSGPEITVTGGGDRNGGSSDGETRVKITRFRSKRSFFRKPNSKSHFIANIYGSLKQVISWRRKGDEMENISPSSYKNKIQV; encoded by the exons ATGAGGTTTATAACAGGGGAAAATCCCAGTTCCACACCGCCAAAACTGTCTCTGTTTTCTTTGCCAAGACAGCCGCCGGAGCCACCGGGGATGGTAACGCCGCCGCTGCACGCGTCAATTTCTGTGCCGTTTCAGTGGGAGGAGGCGCCGGGGAAACCGAGGCCGTCTGGGATTATTGAACCAAATTCAAAGCCCAGAAGCGCAAGATCTTTGGATCTGCCGCCGAGGCTGTTTGCCGACGCTAAAGTGGCTCATTTTGCCTCTCCGACGACCGGCGTGGACGAACCCATTTTCGGTCCAGACCTGTCTTCCAGTTTGTCGTTTAGGTTCCCCGACACTTGGGCAGAGACGGCGACGGCGACTGCGGCAGCTACGAAAGAGGAGAAGAATGGTAAACATGTTGGGTCTAGACGGTGGATGAGCTTCAGAAAGAATAAGAAGATTGTGATTCCGAAGAGTGGGCCTGAAATTACTGTCACGGGCGGCGGCGACCGTAATGGTGGGAGTAGCGACGGAGAAACAAGGGTGAAGATCACAAGGTTTAGAAGTAAAAGAAGCTTTTTTAGGAAACCGAATTCAAAGTCGCACTTTATT GCAAATATTTATGGAAGCTTGAAGCAAGTCATTTCTTGGAGACGCAAAGGAGATGAAATGGAAAACATTTCACCATCATCATATAAGAACAAAATACAAGTCTAG
- the LOC101206875 gene encoding myosin heavy chain, striated muscle isoform X1, whose amino-acid sequence MMDEKEVSNSLTFISEEKIDSLSPMYFGVSCAFFALRLLSTSDCKDEKWSEVREKMLQGSAQLLGLLIWSAQREVDRQKPNLHHKLEAAEREIGELKRIRHEDAKANEKVVCIFAAQEQRWLIERRKLRQHIGGLMNDARLLEKKEGVISELNEKLKEMEMTLESKEKQLEEEIRKGSDLEERLSKAENVVEELRETAKREAQEHSSELWKHKTAFIELVSNQRQLEAEMARAVRQVEASKGELDSVLEQKEESVMLVQKLSAEIVKMRKDLEQKDKILSAMLRKSKLDTAQKQMLLKEVKLSKARRKQAELEAERWKTISESRHERQSLRSMLSNQANSGNDVPTSAEDKHSNTSAFSNTGKTVSKPTDIYIDYNHSESIESKNFPPLAESECLSPERNGDSDFTSEGRMIDVKQMEELVCSEAEKYVLILQQRHDLEIDAFAEQMGVKDEKLEVFHWQMLNLELESKRLQSHLSGQNQEILQLRHENMKLKALSMEREEELASLKDQLASQFKAQRYQSPKWVPDENNGTWSDVKIIKIKPGEEEQQRNKDSVGTIREDAVEREETAPSNHVEDRNPSIQSPGTEFEDEKEIPCHSPIQEASPNSPQGVDNAEPLASIGQQFGRTYSAQWRMDIHALGVSYKIKRLKQQFLLLERLVGKQETARNSENEDNGQVGIRDFLLFLTLLNKQVGRYNSLQEKTDELCQRMHDYEASVKSGESKVVRTKGKTKALENFLEQTFQLQRYVVLTGQKWMEIQSKISLEFAKVADELQKSGSFDVMRFASSVRTLLQEVQRGLEVRITRIIGDLEGTLACEGMICLSR is encoded by the exons ATGATGGATGAGAAAGAGGTTTCCAATTCACTAACATTCATCTCTGAAGAGAAAATTGACAGTTTATCTCCTATGTATTTTGGCGTCTCTTGCGCATTCTTTGCACTTCGACTCTTGTCGACCTCTGATTGCAAAGACGAGAAATGGTCTGAAGTTCGGGAAAAGATGCTTCAAGGAAGCGCCCAACTCTTGGGATTGCTAATATGGAGTGCTCAGAGGGAGGTGGATAGGCAAAAGCCCAACCTTCATCATAAGCTTGAGGCTGCTGAGAGAGAGATAGGAGAGTTGAAAAGGATCAGACATGAAGATGCtaaagctaatgaaaaagtTGTTTGCATCTTTGCTGCTCAGGAGCAACGGTGGTTGATTGAAAGGAGGAAGCTTCGCCAACACATTGGGGGTTTAATGAACGATGCAAGACTACTCGAAAAGAAGGAAGGAGTTATTTCTGAACTGaatgaaaagttgaaagagaTGGAGATGACTCTAGAGTCTAAGGAAAAACAATTGGAGGAAGAGATTAGAAAGGGAAGTGATTTAGAAGAAAGACTGTCAAAGGCTGAAAATGTAGTAGAAGAATTGAGAGAAACTGCTAAACGTGAGGCCCAAGAGCATTCCTCTGAACTCTGGAAGCACAAAACAGCCTTCATTGAGCTGGTCTCAAACCAAAGGCAACTCGAAGCTGAGATGGCCCGAGCAGTTAGGCAAGTTGAAGCATCAAAAGGAGAGCTTGATTCAGTTTTAGAGCAAAAGGAGGAGTCCGTAATGTTGGTTCAGAAACTATCAGCCGAGATTGTTAAAATGCGCAAGGATTTAGAACAGAAAGACAAGATCTTGTCAGCAATGCTGAGAAAATCCAAGCTGGATACAGCACAGAAGCAAATGCTCCTTAAGGAGGTTAAGCTATCCAAAGCTAGGAGGAAGCAAGCAGAACTAGAAGCTGAAAGGTGGAAGACAATTTCAGAATCAAGACATGAAAGACAGTCTTTGAGAAGTATGTTATCCAATCAGGCCAATTCAGGAAACGATGTTCCTACAAGTGCTGAGGACAAGCATTCAAATACTAGCGCCTTTTCAAATACGGGGAAGACCGTATCGAAGCCAACCGATATTTATATAGATTACAATCATTCTGAATCCATTGAGTCAAAAAATTTCCCTCCCCTTGCTGAATCAGAATGTCTTTCCCCTGAAAGAAATGGTGACTCAG ATTTTACTTCTGAAGGGAGAATGATTGACGTGAAGCAGATGGAAGAGTTGGTATGCTCTGAGGcagaaaaatatgtattaataCTTCAGCAAAGACATGACCTAGAAATAGATGCGTTTGCAGAGCAAATGGGGgtgaaagatgaaaaattagaagttttTCACTGGCAGATGCTCAACTTGGAACTCGAGTCAAAACGGCTTCAGTCACATCTTTCTGGACAGAATCAAGAAATTTTGCAGCTTAGGCAtgagaatatgaaattaaaagctCTGTCAATGGAGAGAGAAGAGGAATTAGCTTCCTTGAAAGACCAACTGGCATCACAGTTCAAAGCTCAAAGGTACCAGTCTCCAAAATGGGTGCCAGATGAAAACAATGGCACGTGGTCTGATGTCAAGATTATAAAGATAAAACCAGGAGAAGAAGAGcaacaaagaaataaagattCTGTTGGAACAATAAGAGAGGATGCTGTTGAGAGAGAAGAGACTGCTCCCTCAAACCACGTTGAGGATAGAAATCCATCTATACAATCTCCAGGTACAGAATTTGAAGATGAGAAAGAAATTCCTTGTCACAGTCCTATTCAAGAAGCAAGCCCAAACAGTCCACAGGGAGTTGATAATGCCGAACCGTTGGCATCGATTGGGCAGCAGTTTGGAAGAACTTACAGTGCTCAATGGAGGATGGATATTCATGCTCTAGGAGTGtcttacaaaatcaaaagactGAAGCAGCAATTTCTTCTACTTGAGAGGCTCGTTGGAAAACAAGAAACTGCTCGGAATTCCGAAAATGAGGATAATGGACAAGTTGGCATTAGAgactttcttttgtttctgaCACTGCTGAATAAACAAGTGGGAAGATATAATTCTCTGCAGGAGAAAACTGATGAACTCTGCCAAAGGATG CATGATTACGAAGCAAGTGTAAAAAGTGGAGAGTCTAAAGTAGTTAGAACAAAAGGGAAAACCAAAGCGCTAGAGAACTTCCTTGAACAGACATTTCAACTACAAAGATACGTTGTCTTAACAGGACAAAAATGGATGGAAATTCAATCCAAGATCAGCCTGGAGTTCGCCAAGGTCGCTGATGAACTTCAAAAGTCTGGTAGCTTTGACGTCATGCGCTTTGCCAGTAGTGTTAGAACTCTCCTCCAAGAAGTTCAAAGAGGTCTAGAAGTTCGAATAACTCGAATTATCGGAGATCTAGAAGGAACCTTGGCATGCGAGGGTATGATTTGTCTAAGTAGATAG
- the LOC101206875 gene encoding myosin heavy chain, striated muscle isoform X2, which translates to MMDEKEVSNSLTFISEEKIDSLSPMYFGVSCAFFALRLLSTSDCKDEKWSEVREKMLQGSAQLLGLLIWSAQREVDRQKPNLHHKLEAAEREIGELKRIRHEDAKANEKVVCIFAAQEQRWLIERRKLRQHIGGLMNDARLLEKKEGVISELNEKLKEMEMTLESKEKQLEEEIRKGSDLEERLSKAENVVEELRETAKREAQEHSSELWKHKTAFIELVSNQRQLEAEMARAVRQVEASKGELDSVLEQKEESVMLVQKLSAEIVKMRKDLEQKDKILSAMLRKSKLDTAQKQMLLKEVKLSKARRKQAELEAERWKTISESRHERQSLRSMLSNQANSGNDVPTSAEDKHSNTSAFSNTGKTVSKPTDIYIDYNHSESIESKNFPPLAESECLSPERNGDSGRMIDVKQMEELVCSEAEKYVLILQQRHDLEIDAFAEQMGVKDEKLEVFHWQMLNLELESKRLQSHLSGQNQEILQLRHENMKLKALSMEREEELASLKDQLASQFKAQRYQSPKWVPDENNGTWSDVKIIKIKPGEEEQQRNKDSVGTIREDAVEREETAPSNHVEDRNPSIQSPGTEFEDEKEIPCHSPIQEASPNSPQGVDNAEPLASIGQQFGRTYSAQWRMDIHALGVSYKIKRLKQQFLLLERLVGKQETARNSENEDNGQVGIRDFLLFLTLLNKQVGRYNSLQEKTDELCQRMHDYEASVKSGESKVVRTKGKTKALENFLEQTFQLQRYVVLTGQKWMEIQSKISLEFAKVADELQKSGSFDVMRFASSVRTLLQEVQRGLEVRITRIIGDLEGTLACEGMICLSR; encoded by the exons ATGATGGATGAGAAAGAGGTTTCCAATTCACTAACATTCATCTCTGAAGAGAAAATTGACAGTTTATCTCCTATGTATTTTGGCGTCTCTTGCGCATTCTTTGCACTTCGACTCTTGTCGACCTCTGATTGCAAAGACGAGAAATGGTCTGAAGTTCGGGAAAAGATGCTTCAAGGAAGCGCCCAACTCTTGGGATTGCTAATATGGAGTGCTCAGAGGGAGGTGGATAGGCAAAAGCCCAACCTTCATCATAAGCTTGAGGCTGCTGAGAGAGAGATAGGAGAGTTGAAAAGGATCAGACATGAAGATGCtaaagctaatgaaaaagtTGTTTGCATCTTTGCTGCTCAGGAGCAACGGTGGTTGATTGAAAGGAGGAAGCTTCGCCAACACATTGGGGGTTTAATGAACGATGCAAGACTACTCGAAAAGAAGGAAGGAGTTATTTCTGAACTGaatgaaaagttgaaagagaTGGAGATGACTCTAGAGTCTAAGGAAAAACAATTGGAGGAAGAGATTAGAAAGGGAAGTGATTTAGAAGAAAGACTGTCAAAGGCTGAAAATGTAGTAGAAGAATTGAGAGAAACTGCTAAACGTGAGGCCCAAGAGCATTCCTCTGAACTCTGGAAGCACAAAACAGCCTTCATTGAGCTGGTCTCAAACCAAAGGCAACTCGAAGCTGAGATGGCCCGAGCAGTTAGGCAAGTTGAAGCATCAAAAGGAGAGCTTGATTCAGTTTTAGAGCAAAAGGAGGAGTCCGTAATGTTGGTTCAGAAACTATCAGCCGAGATTGTTAAAATGCGCAAGGATTTAGAACAGAAAGACAAGATCTTGTCAGCAATGCTGAGAAAATCCAAGCTGGATACAGCACAGAAGCAAATGCTCCTTAAGGAGGTTAAGCTATCCAAAGCTAGGAGGAAGCAAGCAGAACTAGAAGCTGAAAGGTGGAAGACAATTTCAGAATCAAGACATGAAAGACAGTCTTTGAGAAGTATGTTATCCAATCAGGCCAATTCAGGAAACGATGTTCCTACAAGTGCTGAGGACAAGCATTCAAATACTAGCGCCTTTTCAAATACGGGGAAGACCGTATCGAAGCCAACCGATATTTATATAGATTACAATCATTCTGAATCCATTGAGTCAAAAAATTTCCCTCCCCTTGCTGAATCAGAATGTCTTTCCCCTGAAAGAAATGGTGACTCAG GGAGAATGATTGACGTGAAGCAGATGGAAGAGTTGGTATGCTCTGAGGcagaaaaatatgtattaataCTTCAGCAAAGACATGACCTAGAAATAGATGCGTTTGCAGAGCAAATGGGGgtgaaagatgaaaaattagaagttttTCACTGGCAGATGCTCAACTTGGAACTCGAGTCAAAACGGCTTCAGTCACATCTTTCTGGACAGAATCAAGAAATTTTGCAGCTTAGGCAtgagaatatgaaattaaaagctCTGTCAATGGAGAGAGAAGAGGAATTAGCTTCCTTGAAAGACCAACTGGCATCACAGTTCAAAGCTCAAAGGTACCAGTCTCCAAAATGGGTGCCAGATGAAAACAATGGCACGTGGTCTGATGTCAAGATTATAAAGATAAAACCAGGAGAAGAAGAGcaacaaagaaataaagattCTGTTGGAACAATAAGAGAGGATGCTGTTGAGAGAGAAGAGACTGCTCCCTCAAACCACGTTGAGGATAGAAATCCATCTATACAATCTCCAGGTACAGAATTTGAAGATGAGAAAGAAATTCCTTGTCACAGTCCTATTCAAGAAGCAAGCCCAAACAGTCCACAGGGAGTTGATAATGCCGAACCGTTGGCATCGATTGGGCAGCAGTTTGGAAGAACTTACAGTGCTCAATGGAGGATGGATATTCATGCTCTAGGAGTGtcttacaaaatcaaaagactGAAGCAGCAATTTCTTCTACTTGAGAGGCTCGTTGGAAAACAAGAAACTGCTCGGAATTCCGAAAATGAGGATAATGGACAAGTTGGCATTAGAgactttcttttgtttctgaCACTGCTGAATAAACAAGTGGGAAGATATAATTCTCTGCAGGAGAAAACTGATGAACTCTGCCAAAGGATG CATGATTACGAAGCAAGTGTAAAAAGTGGAGAGTCTAAAGTAGTTAGAACAAAAGGGAAAACCAAAGCGCTAGAGAACTTCCTTGAACAGACATTTCAACTACAAAGATACGTTGTCTTAACAGGACAAAAATGGATGGAAATTCAATCCAAGATCAGCCTGGAGTTCGCCAAGGTCGCTGATGAACTTCAAAAGTCTGGTAGCTTTGACGTCATGCGCTTTGCCAGTAGTGTTAGAACTCTCCTCCAAGAAGTTCAAAGAGGTCTAGAAGTTCGAATAACTCGAATTATCGGAGATCTAGAAGGAACCTTGGCATGCGAGGGTATGATTTGTCTAAGTAGATAG